From a region of the Basfia succiniciproducens genome:
- a CDS encoding sucrose-specific PTS transporter subunit IIBC: MNYPKIAQQVIEKLGGKENIANLAHCATRLRLTMNDESKIDKQAIEDIEGVKGQFSTSGQYQIIFGSGTVNKVYAEMNTIMNGSPSADSTGESQQAKGPQQGLIQRLIKGLADIFVPIIPAIVAGGLLMGINNVFTAKDLFEEGKTLLDLYPQYKDLADLINTFANAPFVFLPVLLGFSATRKFGGNPFLGATLGMLLVHPALTNAYGYAEALAGGNLQLWNIFGLEIEKVGYQGTVIPVLIAAWVLATLEKFLVKVVPSVLNNLVTPLFSLFITGFLAFTVIGPFGREAGEFLSQGLTWLYDTLGFIGGGVFGALYAPIVITGMHQTFIAIETQLLASTAATFIFPIAAMSNIAQGAACLAVAVLNKDAKTRGLALPSGISALLGITEPAMFGVNLRFRYPFYAAMLGAGSAAAFIAFFNVKATALGAAGLIGIASIRAGDWGMYSVGMVISFCVAFAAALVLGARANVKE, encoded by the coding sequence ATGAACTACCCTAAAATTGCCCAACAGGTTATCGAAAAACTTGGCGGAAAAGAAAATATCGCTAATCTTGCGCATTGTGCAACGCGTTTGCGCTTGACAATGAATGACGAAAGTAAAATCGACAAACAGGCCATTGAAGATATCGAGGGCGTAAAAGGGCAGTTTTCAACCTCCGGTCAATACCAAATTATTTTCGGTTCAGGTACGGTGAATAAAGTTTACGCCGAAATGAATACCATTATGAACGGTTCGCCGTCGGCGGATTCCACCGGGGAAAGTCAACAGGCGAAAGGGCCGCAGCAAGGTTTGATTCAACGATTAATTAAAGGTCTGGCTGATATTTTCGTTCCCATTATTCCGGCTATTGTCGCCGGCGGTTTGTTAATGGGGATTAATAATGTCTTTACCGCAAAAGATTTATTCGAAGAAGGGAAGACATTACTCGACCTTTATCCGCAATACAAAGATTTAGCGGATTTAATTAATACCTTTGCTAACGCGCCTTTTGTGTTTCTGCCCGTATTGTTAGGTTTTTCGGCAACCAGAAAATTCGGTGGCAATCCGTTCTTAGGAGCGACATTAGGTATGTTGCTCGTTCACCCCGCTTTAACCAATGCTTACGGTTATGCGGAAGCGTTAGCCGGCGGCAATCTTCAATTATGGAATATTTTCGGGCTAGAGATTGAAAAAGTCGGCTATCAAGGCACGGTTATTCCCGTTTTAATTGCCGCCTGGGTATTGGCGACTTTAGAAAAATTCTTAGTGAAAGTAGTGCCTTCCGTATTAAATAATTTAGTCACGCCGTTATTTTCATTATTTATCACCGGTTTTTTGGCTTTCACCGTAATCGGACCTTTCGGTCGTGAAGCGGGGGAATTTTTAAGTCAGGGTTTAACCTGGTTATATGATACTTTAGGTTTTATCGGCGGCGGCGTGTTCGGCGCATTATACGCACCTATCGTGATTACCGGTATGCACCAAACCTTTATCGCCATTGAAACGCAATTGCTGGCAAGCACTGCGGCAACTTTTATCTTCCCGATTGCCGCCATGTCGAATATTGCGCAGGGTGCCGCTTGTTTAGCCGTTGCCGTGTTAAATAAAGATGCCAAAACCCGAGGTCTGGCGTTGCCTTCCGGTATTTCCGCATTATTAGGGATTACCGAACCTGCCATGTTCGGGGTGAATTTGCGCTTCCGTTATCCGTTCTATGCGGCTATGTTAGGTGCCGGTTCCGCCGCGGCGTTTATCGCGTTCTTCAATGTTAAAGCCACTGCGCTTGGCGCGGCGGGCTTAATCGGTATCGCATCAATTCGTGCCGGCGACTGGGGAATGTATTCCGTGGGGATGGTAATTTCGTTTTGTGTGGCTTTCGCTGCGGCATTAGTGCTGGGCGCAAGAGCTAACGTAAAAGAATAG
- the tldD gene encoding metalloprotease TldD yields MLNKVVESLLTPSNLSVKDLPNIFDQLAHRHLDYSDLYFQLSQDESWVLEDGIIKEGGFHIDRGVGVRAISGEKTGFAYSDQINLTSLQQCANAVKGIAPAEQGRIITPTGFNRVNPILRYAAVNPLDTLTKEQKIELLYLVDKTARGMSPYVSRVSASLSSIYEEVLVAATDGTLAADIRPLVRLSVSVLVEKEGKRERGSAGAGGRFGLNWFLESFEGEVRAVSFTKEAVRQALVNLEAIPAPAGLMPVVLGAGWPGVLLHEAVGHGLEGDFNRKESSLFSGKIGELVTSPLCTIVDDGTLENRRGSLTIDDEGTPSQRNVLIENGILKGYMQDKMNARLMGVVPTGNGRRESYANLPMPRMTNTYMLSGDSKFEDLIGSIDRGIFASHFGGGQVDITSGKFTFSTTEAYLIEKGKITRPVKGATLIGSGIEVMQQVSMVADNMEIDHGIGVCGKEGQSVPVGVGQPALKIEKITVGGTN; encoded by the coding sequence ATGTTAAATAAAGTTGTAGAAAGTCTGCTTACGCCAAGTAATTTATCCGTAAAAGATCTTCCCAATATTTTTGATCAACTTGCTCATCGCCATTTAGATTATTCCGATCTTTATTTTCAGCTCAGTCAAGACGAAAGCTGGGTGCTGGAAGACGGCATTATTAAAGAGGGCGGTTTTCATATTGATCGCGGGGTCGGCGTGCGAGCTATTAGCGGTGAGAAAACGGGTTTTGCCTATTCCGATCAAATCAATTTGACAAGCCTGCAGCAATGCGCCAATGCGGTGAAAGGTATTGCGCCGGCAGAACAAGGGCGGATTATCACTCCGACGGGATTTAATCGGGTCAATCCGATTTTACGTTATGCCGCGGTTAATCCGTTAGATACCTTAACGAAAGAACAGAAAATCGAATTACTGTATTTGGTGGATAAAACGGCGCGCGGTATGAGCCCTTATGTAAGCCGGGTTTCGGCAAGTTTAAGTTCCATATATGAAGAAGTGCTGGTAGCGGCAACGGACGGCACATTAGCCGCCGATATTCGTCCTTTAGTACGTTTATCCGTTTCCGTACTGGTGGAAAAAGAGGGTAAGCGCGAGCGCGGAAGTGCCGGTGCGGGCGGGCGTTTTGGCTTGAATTGGTTTCTGGAGTCTTTCGAAGGCGAAGTTAGAGCCGTATCCTTTACCAAGGAAGCAGTGCGTCAAGCGCTGGTGAATTTAGAAGCGATTCCGGCACCGGCGGGGTTAATGCCCGTAGTATTAGGTGCGGGCTGGCCCGGCGTATTATTGCATGAAGCCGTGGGGCACGGTCTGGAAGGGGATTTTAACCGCAAAGAAAGCTCGCTGTTTTCGGGCAAAATCGGCGAATTAGTTACTTCGCCGCTTTGTACGATTGTAGATGACGGCACGTTAGAGAACCGCCGCGGATCACTTACCATTGATGACGAAGGTACGCCAAGTCAGCGCAACGTATTGATTGAAAACGGTATTTTAAAAGGTTATATGCAGGATAAAATGAATGCCCGCCTGATGGGGGTCGTGCCGACCGGAAACGGGCGCCGCGAATCTTATGCGAATTTGCCGATGCCCCGCATGACCAATACTTATATGTTGTCTGGCGACAGCAAGTTTGAGGATTTGATCGGTTCAATTGATAGAGGTATCTTTGCCTCGCATTTCGGCGGCGGGCAAGTGGATATTACTTCCGGAAAATTCACTTTCTCCACCACAGAAGCCTACCTTATTGAAAAGGGGAAAATCACTCGTCCGGTAAAAGGCGCTACTTTAATCGGCAGCGGTATTGAAGTGATGCAGCAGGTTTCAATGGTGGCGGATAATATGGAAATCGACCATGGTATCGGCGTGTGCGGTAAAGAGGGACAAAGTGTGCCGGTCGGCGTGGGACAACCCGCATTAAAAATCGAAAAAATCACCGTTGGCGGTACAAATTAA
- the putP gene encoding sodium/proline symporter PutP, with product MFGLDPTLITFTIYILGMLAIGVLAYYYTNNISDYILGGRRLGSFVTAMSAGASDMSGWLLMGLPGAVYVSGLIEGWIAIGLTIGAYLNWLFVAGRLRVHTEFNNNALTLPEYFHSRFGTSHNLLKIISASIILVFFTIYCSSGVVAGAKLFQNLFDIPYATALWYGALATIAYTFIGGFLAVSWTDTIQATLMLFALILTPVVIVVSLGGIDGFSAAMQSAEINMQKDFTDLFTGTSTLGLFSLAAWGLGYFGQPHILARFMAAYSAKSLHKARRISITWMIICLIGAISIGFFGIAFFHANPQIAEVVTKEPEQVFIELAKLLFNPWVAGILLSAILAAVMSTLSCQLLLASSAITEDFYKGFIRPKAGEKELVWLGRIMVLIIAALAIWIAQDENNKVLKLVEFAWAGFGSSFGPVVLFSLFWKRMTSSGAIAGMLTGAIVVFSWKSVIPATSEWAGVYEMIPAFSLASLMIILVSLLSPAPNKEIVETFEKANLAYKNAE from the coding sequence ATGTTTGGATTAGATCCAACACTCATTACATTTACGATTTATATTTTAGGTATGCTCGCCATCGGCGTACTTGCTTATTATTATACCAATAATATTTCGGACTATATTCTCGGCGGGCGCCGTTTAGGCAGTTTTGTGACCGCCATGTCTGCGGGCGCATCCGATATGTCCGGCTGGCTTTTAATGGGCTTGCCCGGCGCGGTTTATGTTTCCGGCTTAATCGAAGGCTGGATTGCCATCGGTTTAACTATCGGCGCCTATTTAAACTGGTTGTTTGTCGCCGGTCGTCTGCGCGTTCATACGGAATTTAACAATAATGCGCTGACCTTGCCCGAATATTTTCATAGCCGTTTCGGTACCTCGCACAATTTGTTAAAGATTATTTCCGCCTCAATTATTTTAGTATTTTTTACTATTTATTGTTCGTCAGGCGTGGTTGCCGGCGCTAAATTATTCCAGAATTTATTTGATATCCCTTACGCTACCGCACTTTGGTACGGCGCTTTAGCGACTATCGCCTATACCTTTATCGGCGGATTTTTAGCGGTAAGCTGGACAGATACCATTCAAGCCACATTAATGCTGTTTGCCTTGATCTTAACCCCTGTTGTGATCGTGGTTTCTCTAGGCGGAATAGACGGCTTTTCAGCAGCAATGCAAAGTGCGGAAATAAATATGCAAAAAGACTTTACCGATTTATTCACCGGCACCTCAACATTAGGTTTATTCAGCCTTGCGGCATGGGGTTTGGGTTATTTCGGTCAACCGCACATTCTCGCCCGTTTTATGGCGGCTTATTCGGCAAAATCCTTACACAAAGCCCGCCGTATTAGTATCACCTGGATGATTATCTGCTTAATCGGCGCAATCAGTATCGGTTTTTTCGGTATTGCCTTCTTCCATGCCAATCCGCAAATCGCCGAGGTGGTCACCAAAGAACCCGAGCAGGTATTTATCGAATTAGCGAAACTGCTCTTTAACCCTTGGGTTGCGGGTATTCTGCTTTCCGCTATTTTAGCCGCCGTCATGAGTACTTTAAGCTGTCAGTTATTGCTCGCCTCCAGTGCAATTACCGAAGACTTCTACAAAGGTTTTATTCGCCCGAAAGCAGGCGAGAAAGAACTGGTTTGGTTGGGGCGCATAATGGTATTGATTATTGCCGCGCTCGCCATTTGGATTGCCCAGGATGAAAACAATAAAGTATTAAAATTAGTAGAATTTGCCTGGGCGGGCTTCGGCAGCTCTTTCGGGCCTGTGGTATTGTTCTCCTTATTCTGGAAACGCATGACCTCATCAGGTGCAATTGCAGGTATGCTGACCGGCGCAATCGTAGTATTTAGCTGGAAATCGGTAATTCCTGCGACATCCGAATGGGCGGGAGTTTATGAAATGATTCCCGCATTCTCGTTAGCCTCATTAATGATTATCCTGGTTTCATTGCTTTCACCGGCGCCAAACAAAGAAATTGTCGAAACCTTTGAAAAAGCAAACCTTGCTTACAAAAATGCGGAATAA
- a CDS encoding aspartate aminotransferase family protein, with the protein MSQYTRKTFDEVMIQNYVPADFIPVKGKGCKVWDQQGRDYIDFTSGIAVNALGHCPDEIVDVLKKQGETLWHSSNWFTSEPTLELASKLVEHTFAERVMFANSGGEANEAALKLARRYAVDNYGYQKDTIISFKKSFHGRTLFTVSVGGQAKYSDGFGPKPAGIVHLPFNDLDAVKAMIDDHTCAVIVEPIQGESGIIPATKEFLQGLRRLCDENNALLIFDEVQTGVGRTGYLYAYESYDVVPDILTSSKALANGFPISAMLTTTKIAASFKPGVHGTTFGGNPLACAVGAKVIETIANPAFLENVQKTSALFISELNKLNEKYHLFNEVRGQGLLIGAELIEKYQGKASEFVKACADNQLMILVAGPNVLRFAPALNISQQEVAEGFKRLDQALQKFA; encoded by the coding sequence ATGAGCCAATATACTCGCAAAACATTCGATGAAGTGATGATCCAAAACTACGTACCTGCGGATTTTATTCCTGTGAAAGGCAAAGGTTGCAAAGTTTGGGATCAGCAAGGGCGAGATTATATTGATTTTACCAGCGGAATTGCCGTAAATGCATTGGGACATTGTCCTGACGAAATCGTCGATGTGCTGAAAAAACAAGGCGAAACTCTATGGCATTCAAGCAACTGGTTCACCAGTGAACCGACTCTGGAACTTGCCTCCAAATTGGTTGAACATACCTTTGCCGAACGTGTGATGTTTGCCAATTCCGGCGGTGAAGCCAATGAGGCGGCGCTTAAATTGGCGCGTCGTTATGCGGTGGATAATTACGGCTATCAAAAAGATACCATTATTTCATTCAAAAAAAGTTTCCACGGACGTACCTTATTTACCGTCAGCGTCGGCGGTCAGGCGAAATATTCGGACGGATTCGGCCCGAAACCTGCCGGAATCGTGCATTTACCGTTTAATGATCTTGATGCTGTTAAAGCGATGATTGATGATCACACCTGTGCGGTAATCGTTGAGCCGATTCAGGGAGAAAGCGGTATTATTCCGGCCACCAAAGAATTTTTACAGGGTTTACGTCGACTTTGCGACGAAAATAACGCTCTGTTGATTTTTGACGAAGTACAAACGGGGGTAGGGCGTACCGGTTATTTATACGCATATGAAAGCTATGATGTAGTGCCGGATATTCTGACCTCGTCAAAAGCCCTTGCTAACGGTTTTCCGATTAGCGCAATGTTAACCACCACAAAAATTGCCGCCAGTTTCAAACCGGGCGTGCACGGCACCACATTCGGCGGTAATCCGTTAGCCTGTGCGGTCGGGGCGAAAGTGATTGAGACGATTGCAAATCCGGCGTTTCTTGAAAATGTGCAAAAAACATCTGCACTTTTTATCAGCGAATTAAACAAACTTAATGAGAAATATCACTTATTTAACGAAGTTCGCGGTCAAGGATTATTAATCGGGGCGGAATTAATTGAAAAATATCAGGGCAAAGCCTCAGAGTTTGTCAAAGCCTGTGCGGATAATCAACTTATGATTTTAGTCGCTGGGCCGAATGTGCTACGTTTTGCGCCGGCATTAAATATTAGTCAACAGGAAGTGGCGGAAGGATTTAAACGTTTAGATCAGGCTCTGCAAAAATTTGCTTAA
- a CDS encoding MFS transporter, protein MQNKFAVYLAAIGHLVTDMAQGALPALLPLFIKNYGLTYQEAGGLIFANTVLASIAQPFFGYLADKRSMPWLIPLGMMLSGCCIAAMGFVHSYPGLFFFAMIAGIGSALFHPEGARLVNRMSGGKKGKAMGIFAVGGNAGFAIGPMFAGLAYLFGAQTLSIFALINTIIALIIFLQLPKLTVENVVNKAKNTASTTLQNDWRSFAKLSVIIFVRATNFTVLNAFIPIYWIHILHQQETDANFTLTIFLSMGVAITFIGGLLSDRLGYVRIIRYAYLIFLPTILIFTQSENLWLSFIFLIPLGLGVFTQYSPIVVLGQTYLAKSVGFAAGITLGLGITMGGIFSPIVGWIADHYGLQIALQTLSVLSLLGLIFSYRLKITDTEKPEKK, encoded by the coding sequence ATGCAAAACAAATTCGCTGTTTATCTTGCGGCAATCGGGCATCTCGTCACCGATATGGCGCAAGGAGCGCTCCCCGCCCTGCTTCCGCTTTTTATAAAAAATTACGGATTGACCTATCAGGAAGCCGGCGGATTAATTTTCGCCAACACGGTTCTCGCCTCAATTGCTCAACCGTTTTTCGGCTATTTGGCGGATAAACGTTCTATGCCTTGGTTAATTCCTTTGGGAATGATGCTGTCAGGCTGCTGTATCGCCGCTATGGGCTTTGTCCATTCCTACCCGGGTTTATTCTTTTTTGCCATGATTGCCGGCATAGGTTCCGCTCTGTTTCACCCGGAAGGAGCGAGACTGGTTAACCGGATGTCCGGCGGAAAAAAAGGCAAAGCTATGGGAATTTTTGCCGTCGGCGGAAATGCCGGTTTTGCTATAGGACCGATGTTCGCGGGGCTCGCCTATTTATTCGGTGCGCAAACCTTAAGTATTTTTGCCCTGATTAACACGATCATCGCGCTCATTATTTTCTTACAGTTGCCAAAATTAACAGTCGAAAATGTGGTTAATAAAGCAAAAAACACCGCTTCTACCACATTACAAAACGATTGGCGCAGTTTTGCCAAATTGTCGGTGATTATTTTTGTCCGCGCCACCAATTTCACAGTACTTAACGCTTTTATTCCTATCTATTGGATTCATATACTTCATCAACAAGAAACCGACGCTAACTTTACGCTCACGATATTTTTATCAATGGGGGTCGCCATTACCTTTATCGGCGGGTTGCTTTCCGATCGCTTGGGTTATGTCAGAATTATCCGCTACGCTTATTTGATTTTTTTACCCACTATTTTAATTTTTACTCAAAGCGAAAACTTATGGCTCTCATTTATTTTTCTAATTCCGTTGGGATTGGGCGTTTTTACTCAATATAGTCCTATTGTCGTGCTTGGTCAGACTTATCTTGCCAAAAGCGTCGGCTTTGCGGCTGGCATTACCCTTGGGCTGGGAATCACTATGGGCGGGATATTTTCACCAATTGTGGGCTGGATTGCAGATCATTACGGTCTGCAAATCGCCTTGCAGACCTTATCCGTTTTAAGCCTGTTGGGATTAATATTTTCCTACCGGTTAAAAATAACCGATACGGAAAAACCGGAGAAAAAATAG
- the rng gene encoding ribonuclease G — MNSVELLVNVTPNETRIALVDTGILKEVHIERQAKRGIVGNIYKGRVTRVLPGMQSAFVDIGLEKAAFLHASDIVSHTECVDENEQKQFIVKDIAELVREGQDIVVQVVKDPLGTKGARLTTDITLPSRYLVFMPENSHVGVSQRIESEDERARLKALVEPYCDELGGFIIRTAAEGATEDELKQDADFLKRLWRKVMERKAKYPTRSMLYGELALALRVLRDFVGAGIEKIRIDSKLCFTEVNEFCEEFMPELVDKLVLYSGNQPLFDVYGVETAIQIALDKRVNLKSGGYLIIEQTEAMTTIDINTGAFVGHRNLEETIFNTNIEATQAIAQQLQLRNLGGIIIIDFIDMQTDEHRNRVIQSLEEALSKDRVKTNVNGFTQLGLVEMTRKRTRESLEHVLCGECPACQGRGHVKTVETVCYEIMREIIRVHHLFSSEQFVVYASRAVSEYLINEESHGLIAELEVFIGKQVQVKTEVYYNQDQFDVVVM, encoded by the coding sequence ATGAATTCTGTTGAATTATTGGTGAACGTAACGCCGAATGAAACCAGGATTGCGTTGGTGGATACGGGGATTTTGAAGGAAGTCCATATCGAACGTCAGGCGAAACGAGGGATAGTCGGTAACATATATAAAGGCCGTGTGACCCGCGTTCTGCCCGGTATGCAGTCGGCATTTGTGGATATCGGTTTGGAAAAGGCCGCTTTTTTACACGCCTCCGACATTGTTTCTCACACCGAATGCGTGGATGAAAACGAACAGAAACAATTTATCGTGAAAGATATCGCCGAATTAGTGCGAGAAGGGCAGGATATCGTAGTGCAGGTGGTGAAAGATCCTTTGGGAACCAAAGGCGCGCGCCTGACCACGGATATTACGCTGCCTTCCCGCTATTTGGTATTTATGCCGGAAAACAGCCATGTGGGCGTTTCCCAGCGTATTGAAAGCGAAGACGAACGGGCAAGATTAAAAGCCTTGGTAGAGCCTTATTGCGACGAATTGGGCGGCTTTATTATCCGCACCGCCGCAGAAGGCGCCACAGAAGACGAATTAAAACAGGATGCGGATTTTCTTAAACGTTTATGGCGAAAAGTAATGGAACGCAAAGCAAAATATCCGACCCGTTCCATGCTTTACGGCGAACTTGCTTTGGCGTTGCGCGTGTTGCGCGATTTTGTCGGCGCCGGCATCGAAAAAATCCGTATCGACTCAAAATTATGTTTCACCGAAGTGAATGAATTTTGCGAAGAATTTATGCCCGAACTGGTGGATAAACTGGTGCTGTATTCGGGCAATCAGCCGTTATTTGATGTGTACGGGGTGGAAACGGCAATTCAAATCGCATTGGATAAGCGCGTGAATTTAAAATCCGGCGGTTATCTGATTATCGAACAAACCGAAGCCATGACCACTATTGATATTAATACCGGTGCTTTCGTCGGCCATCGCAATCTGGAAGAAACCATCTTCAATACCAATATTGAAGCGACGCAAGCCATTGCCCAACAACTTCAATTGCGTAATCTCGGCGGTATTATCATTATTGATTTTATTGATATGCAAACCGACGAACACCGTAACCGGGTTATTCAGTCTTTGGAAGAAGCGCTTTCTAAAGATCGCGTAAAAACCAATGTGAACGGCTTTACCCAGCTCGGCTTGGTGGAGATGACCCGTAAACGTACCCGGGAAAGTCTGGAACACGTTTTATGCGGCGAATGCCCCGCCTGCCAGGGACGGGGTCATGTGAAAACCGTGGAAACCGTGTGTTATGAAATTATGCGTGAAATCATTCGCGTTCATCATTTATTCTCAAGCGAACAATTTGTGGTTTACGCCTCCAGAGCGGTATCCGAATATCTGATCAACGAAGAAAGCCACGGCTTAATCGCTGAACTTGAGGTTTTTATCGGCAAACAGGTACAGGTGAAGACAGAAGTATATTATAATCAGGATCAGTTTGACGTCGTTGTTATGTAA
- the yegQ gene encoding tRNA 5-hydroxyuridine modification protein YegQ, whose product MTTPFKPELLSPAGTLKNMRYAFAYGADAIYAGQPRYSLRVRNNEFNHETLKQAIDEAHSLGKKFYVVVNIAPHNSKLKTFIKDIQAIVDMNPDALIMSDPGLIMMVRENFPDMDIHLSVQANAVNWATVKFWKQMGLTRVILSRELSIEEIAEIRRQVPDIELEIFVHGALCMAYSGRCLLSGYINKRDPNQGTCTNACRWEYKIEEGTTDDVGNIVPKDNVQKYEPEIVVKNVSPTLGEGATTDKVFLYTEPNRPDEQMTAFEDEHGTYFMNSKDLRAVQHVEKLTQLGVHSLKIEGRTKSFYYCARTAQVYRKAIDDAAAGKPFDTSLLDTLESLAHRGYTEGFLRRHTHDEYQNYEYGYSISERQQFVGEFTGKRNAQGMAEVAVKNKFLLGDEVEMMTPKGNIVFKINRMLNRKNEEVEAGLGDGHFVFLDVPADIELDYALLMRNLTGGNTRNPHQK is encoded by the coding sequence ATGACTACTCCATTTAAACCGGAATTATTATCCCCTGCCGGCACGCTGAAAAATATGCGTTATGCCTTTGCTTACGGCGCCGATGCCATTTATGCCGGGCAACCGCGCTACAGTTTACGCGTACGTAACAACGAATTTAATCACGAAACCTTAAAGCAAGCCATTGATGAAGCTCATAGCCTGGGCAAAAAATTCTATGTAGTGGTTAACATTGCGCCGCACAATTCAAAACTAAAAACCTTTATCAAAGATATTCAAGCCATTGTGGACATGAACCCCGATGCGCTGATTATGTCGGATCCGGGTCTTATCATGATGGTACGGGAAAACTTCCCGGATATGGACATTCACTTGTCCGTACAAGCCAATGCGGTAAACTGGGCGACGGTAAAATTCTGGAAACAAATGGGGCTTACCCGCGTAATTCTATCCCGCGAACTTTCCATTGAAGAAATCGCCGAAATCCGCCGACAAGTGCCGGATATCGAACTGGAAATTTTCGTTCACGGCGCATTATGCATGGCATATTCCGGCCGTTGTCTGCTTTCGGGCTATATAAATAAACGAGATCCGAATCAGGGTACTTGCACTAATGCCTGTCGTTGGGAATATAAAATAGAAGAAGGCACCACGGACGATGTGGGCAATATCGTACCGAAAGACAACGTTCAAAAATACGAACCTGAAATTGTGGTTAAAAACGTATCGCCTACCTTAGGGGAAGGCGCAACCACAGATAAAGTGTTCCTTTATACCGAGCCTAACCGCCCTGATGAACAAATGACGGCGTTTGAAGACGAGCACGGTACTTACTTCATGAACTCCAAAGATCTTCGTGCCGTACAACATGTAGAAAAACTCACTCAACTAGGCGTGCATTCGTTAAAAATCGAAGGTCGCACAAAATCCTTCTATTATTGCGCGCGTACCGCTCAGGTTTATCGTAAAGCCATTGATGACGCGGCGGCGGGCAAACCTTTTGACACCAGTTTGCTAGATACATTGGAAAGCCTGGCACACCGCGGTTACACGGAAGGTTTTTTACGTCGTCATACTCATGATGAATATCAAAACTATGAATACGGTTACAGTATTTCCGAACGTCAGCAGTTTGTGGGTGAATTTACCGGTAAACGTAATGCACAAGGCATGGCGGAAGTGGCGGTAAAAAATAAATTTCTGCTAGGCGACGAAGTGGAAATGATGACACCGAAAGGTAACATCGTATTTAAAATCAATCGTATGCTGAACCGCAAAAATGAAGAAGTGGAAGCGGGGCTTGGCGACGGACATTTTGTGTTCTTAGATGTACCGGCCGATATCGAACTGGATTATGCGTTGTTAATGCGTAATTTAACCGGCGGCAATACGCGCAATCCTCACCAAAAGTAA
- the metF gene encoding methylenetetrahydrofolate reductase yields MSYAKDIDTLNQHVADLNGQINVSFEFFPPKNEKMEETLWSSIHRLKTLNPKFVSVTYGANSGERERTHSVVKNIKQKTGLEAAPHLTGIDATPEQLKEIAQDYWNNGIRRIVALRGDIPAGYTKTPFYASDLVALLRSVADFDISVAAYPEVHPEAKSAQADLINLKRKIDAGANHVITQFFFDIDNYLRFRDRCASIGIDAEIVPGILPVTNFKQLQRMAALTNVKIPNWLAVNYEGLDEDQTTRNLVAASVALDMVRVLSREGVKDFHFYTLNRSELTYAICHILGVRPK; encoded by the coding sequence ATGAGTTATGCGAAAGACATTGATACATTGAATCAGCACGTTGCGGATTTAAACGGGCAAATTAATGTGTCTTTTGAGTTTTTCCCGCCGAAAAATGAAAAAATGGAAGAAACCCTATGGTCATCAATTCATCGTTTAAAAACGCTTAATCCGAAGTTTGTTTCGGTAACTTACGGGGCGAATTCCGGTGAGCGGGAACGTACCCATTCCGTGGTGAAAAACATTAAGCAAAAAACTGGTTTGGAAGCTGCACCACATTTAACGGGCATTGATGCAACGCCGGAACAATTAAAAGAAATTGCACAGGATTATTGGAATAACGGTATTCGCCGCATTGTGGCATTACGGGGCGATATTCCGGCAGGCTATACAAAAACGCCGTTTTATGCCTCCGACTTAGTGGCGTTGCTGCGCTCCGTTGCGGATTTTGATATTTCCGTGGCGGCCTATCCGGAAGTGCACCCCGAGGCAAAATCGGCGCAGGCGGATCTGATTAATTTAAAACGTAAGATTGATGCCGGCGCGAACCATGTGATTACGCAATTTTTCTTTGATATTGATAACTACCTGCGTTTTCGTGATCGTTGCGCTTCAATCGGGATTGATGCGGAAATTGTACCGGGGATTTTACCGGTGACGAATTTTAAACAGCTGCAAAGAATGGCGGCGCTGACGAATGTGAAAATTCCTAATTGGTTAGCGGTAAATTACGAAGGGCTGGATGAGGATCAAACCACCAGAAATCTGGTTGCCGCCAGTGTAGCCTTGGATATGGTACGGGTACTTTCCCGCGAAGGCGTGAAAGATTTCCACTTTTATACTTTAAACCGCAGCGAACTGACTTATGCGATTTGCCATATATTAGGCGTCAGACCGAAGTAA